In Acaryochloris marina S15, a single genomic region encodes these proteins:
- a CDS encoding J domain-containing protein — MSGHNHYQTLEVDPAATPAEIKSAYRRLAKLFHPDSHHQMANHERIAQVNEAYEVLKDPHRRLAYDNHRNTATSADSWGNNQAGTPRSQSYRQPTQTARTTEIHLQQWLKQVYTPVNRHLANILNPLADEIQCLSADPYDDDLMADFQDYLSDCRKRLESAQRVFQSFPNPGNIASVAAHLYYCLNHIEDGIDDLERFTYCYDDSYLTTGRELFRISKKLRNEVQAAMKAVI; from the coding sequence ATGTCCGGCCATAATCACTACCAAACCCTAGAAGTCGATCCAGCCGCAACGCCAGCTGAGATCAAATCGGCTTATCGACGTTTGGCCAAGTTATTTCATCCCGATAGCCATCATCAAATGGCGAACCATGAGCGTATTGCCCAGGTCAATGAGGCATATGAAGTCTTAAAAGATCCGCATCGGCGGTTGGCCTATGACAATCATCGCAATACTGCTACATCCGCAGACTCATGGGGAAATAACCAGGCTGGAACTCCTCGTAGTCAATCCTACCGACAACCCACCCAAACGGCCCGCACGACAGAGATTCACCTCCAGCAATGGCTGAAGCAGGTGTACACTCCTGTCAATCGACATCTAGCCAACATTCTTAACCCTCTCGCCGATGAGATTCAGTGCTTATCTGCCGATCCCTATGACGATGATCTAATGGCAGATTTTCAGGATTACTTGTCAGATTGTCGCAAACGCCTTGAATCTGCCCAAAGGGTCTTCCAGTCCTTTCCAAATCCCGGCAACATTGCCAGCGTTGCTGCTCATTTATACTACTGTCTCAATCATATTGAAGATGGTATTGATGATCTGGAACGGTTTACTTACTGCTATGACGATAGTTATCTGACCACAGGCCGAGAACTTTTCCGCATCTCTAAAAAATTGCGGAATGAGGTGCAAGCTGCCATGAAAGCCGTAATTTAA
- the msrP gene encoding protein-methionine-sulfoxide reductase catalytic subunit MsrP, whose protein sequence is MVFIRIPKPWQVESQPITSETAYWHRRRFLKNMIGFGIGATVFPSISCSQSDSEIEPELQATLPQGQLPNVKRSPIYTGQGLTVTPEAKTSRYNNFYEFGGTKDIWQAAQALPTDPWKVEVTGLVNRPQTYDLDDLIQKFPLEERIYRFRCVEAWAMVVPWLGFPMRSLIQDVDPKSNAKFVRFTSYYDPQVTPGPGGFTDSSGLPWPYTESLRIDEMAHDLAFFAVGIYGHLLPKQHGAPIRMVTPWKYGFKGAKSIVKIEFMNFQPPTFWNALAPDEYGFEANVNPNIPHPRWSQAEERLIGTGVHPAVWERQPTLIYNGYPEVVPLYGGVLN, encoded by the coding sequence ATGGTGTTCATTCGTATTCCTAAGCCTTGGCAGGTAGAGTCGCAGCCGATCACTTCAGAGACTGCTTATTGGCATCGGCGACGGTTTCTGAAAAATATGATTGGCTTTGGCATCGGTGCAACCGTTTTTCCTAGCATTAGCTGTTCTCAGTCAGATAGCGAGATTGAGCCAGAACTCCAGGCAACGTTACCTCAAGGCCAGCTGCCGAATGTCAAACGGTCTCCGATCTATACTGGACAGGGACTGACAGTGACTCCAGAGGCTAAAACGAGCCGCTATAACAATTTCTATGAATTTGGCGGTACGAAAGATATTTGGCAAGCCGCTCAAGCCTTACCTACAGATCCTTGGAAAGTGGAGGTAACGGGATTGGTGAACCGGCCTCAAACCTATGATTTAGATGACTTGATCCAGAAATTTCCGTTAGAAGAACGCATCTACCGATTTCGATGTGTTGAAGCCTGGGCCATGGTGGTGCCGTGGTTGGGATTCCCGATGCGATCGCTAATTCAAGACGTCGATCCTAAGTCCAATGCCAAGTTTGTCCGCTTTACGTCTTACTACGATCCCCAGGTAACCCCTGGCCCTGGGGGGTTTACGGATTCAAGCGGATTGCCCTGGCCTTACACCGAAAGCTTGCGCATTGATGAAATGGCCCATGACTTAGCCTTTTTTGCGGTGGGGATTTATGGCCACCTGCTACCAAAACAGCATGGAGCACCGATCCGCATGGTTACCCCTTGGAAATATGGATTCAAGGGAGCGAAATCCATTGTCAAAATTGAGTTTATGAACTTTCAGCCCCCCACCTTCTGGAATGCGTTGGCTCCCGATGAATATGGGTTTGAAGCCAATGTCAACCCAAATATTCCTCATCCTCGCTGGTCCCAAGCAGAGGAGCGCTTGATTGGTACCGGGGTGCATCCAGCCGTATGGGAGCGGCAGCCTACTTTGATCTATAACGGCTATCCAGAAGTGGTCCCATTATACGGAGGGGTCTTGAACTAG
- a CDS encoding cytochrome P450 encodes MPTIVTQRSTQNLPKGPSSSGLWQILQWIGRPLEFMEACTQRYGDLFTLQLGQLGQIVFCSNPHGIEEILTAEPNKMDAGRNNSILLPLLGNASVILLDGESHQRQRQLLMPPFHGERMRAYGSSITQITEEIASPWQINHPFDVREAMQAISLNVILKTVFGVSNSERYQALQALLPNFLDLTGSPAGASLLFLRGLQKDWGAWSPWGRFLQVRSQLDHLLYQQMDEHRHQSEMGADILSLMLAATDEAGNPMTDIELRDELVTLLLAGHETTASALTWALYWIHFLPEVREKLIAELATADLNDAKGIQRLPYLNAVCSETLRIYPIAPITSPRTTKMSLPLMGYNLPVGTTVAPCIYLTHRRPELYPNPQAFQPERFLDRQFSPYEYLPFGGSNRRCLGMTFALFEMKLVLSTLLTRYQFRLEQSQPLKPVRRGVTLAPPSHFKMILTQRD; translated from the coding sequence ATGCCAACGATTGTCACTCAACGCTCCACTCAAAATTTACCCAAAGGTCCCTCCTCTTCAGGATTGTGGCAAATATTGCAATGGATCGGACGCCCCCTAGAGTTCATGGAAGCTTGTACACAACGGTATGGCGATTTATTTACATTGCAGCTGGGGCAATTGGGCCAAATTGTTTTTTGTAGCAATCCCCACGGCATTGAAGAGATTCTCACTGCAGAGCCAAACAAGATGGATGCGGGCCGCAATAATTCTATATTGTTGCCCTTGCTCGGTAATGCATCTGTCATCCTCTTGGATGGCGAATCCCACCAACGCCAGCGACAGCTCTTAATGCCCCCGTTTCATGGGGAACGGATGCGAGCCTATGGCTCATCCATCACTCAGATTACTGAAGAAATAGCTTCACCTTGGCAAATCAACCACCCCTTTGATGTGCGGGAGGCCATGCAGGCCATTTCTCTCAACGTCATCCTCAAAACGGTGTTTGGAGTATCGAACTCTGAACGATACCAAGCTTTGCAGGCGCTATTACCCAACTTCTTGGACTTAACTGGATCACCAGCCGGTGCGAGTTTGCTGTTTCTACGGGGATTACAGAAGGACTGGGGCGCTTGGAGTCCTTGGGGTCGGTTTCTGCAGGTGCGATCGCAACTCGATCACCTCCTGTATCAACAGATGGACGAGCATCGTCACCAATCTGAAATGGGGGCAGATATTCTCTCCTTAATGCTGGCCGCCACGGATGAAGCTGGCAATCCCATGACCGATATAGAACTGCGAGATGAGTTAGTTACCTTGCTGTTAGCAGGGCATGAGACTACTGCTTCAGCGTTGACCTGGGCACTATATTGGATTCATTTCCTCCCAGAAGTGAGGGAAAAACTGATCGCTGAGTTAGCCACCGCTGACCTCAATGATGCCAAAGGCATTCAACGCTTACCCTACCTGAATGCAGTGTGCTCTGAAACCCTTAGGATTTACCCGATTGCCCCGATCACCTCTCCTCGAACAACGAAAATGTCATTGCCCTTAATGGGGTATAACCTCCCAGTTGGAACCACTGTAGCCCCCTGTATTTATCTCACCCATCGACGTCCTGAACTCTATCCCAATCCTCAAGCCTTTCAGCCAGAGCGATTCCTAGACCGTCAATTTTCCCCCTACGAATATCTGCCTTTTGGTGGCAGTAATCGCCGTTGTCTGGGGATGACCTTTGCTCTGTTCGAGATGAAACTTGTGCTCTCGACACTTCTGACTCGATATCAATTCCGGCTTGAGCAATCTCAACCCTTAAAACCCGTGCGTAGGGGGGTGACCTTAGCCCCTCCCTCTCACTTCAAAATGATCTTGACTCAGCGAGATTAA
- a CDS encoding ABC transporter ATP-binding protein: MLRLKQLLYHPAATSTAILKAVTLELPPQQLGLVIGPSGSGKSTLLEIVAGLAAPTSGDLYWRQQELKPNNLQQLAGLVFQFPERHFCGGTILEELRIGHPELGSEQVHQALSEVGLGDLSLFTSPQSLSGGQQRRLALAVQLIRQPHLLLLDEPTAGLDWSMRQQLVTLLGKLKQQWSLLIVTHDPAELISIADRCWTLNHGQLATVDPASLQMKTSVASL, from the coding sequence ATGCTTCGATTAAAACAGCTCCTTTATCATCCAGCAGCAACTTCAACTGCAATTCTCAAGGCAGTCACTCTGGAACTCCCCCCTCAACAGCTAGGGCTGGTGATTGGTCCGAGCGGCTCGGGAAAAAGTACCCTACTAGAAATAGTAGCTGGCTTAGCAGCGCCGACATCAGGTGACCTCTATTGGCGTCAGCAAGAACTCAAACCCAATAATCTGCAGCAACTCGCAGGCTTAGTCTTTCAATTCCCAGAGCGGCATTTTTGCGGGGGCACCATTTTGGAAGAACTACGCATTGGTCATCCCGAATTGGGATCAGAACAGGTGCATCAAGCCTTATCAGAAGTAGGGTTAGGAGATTTATCCCTCTTTACTTCTCCTCAATCTTTGAGTGGTGGACAACAGCGGCGTTTGGCTCTAGCAGTCCAGTTAATTCGTCAACCCCATCTGCTGCTCTTAGATGAGCCCACAGCGGGTTTAGACTGGTCCATGCGGCAACAGTTGGTGACCCTCTTGGGGAAACTCAAACAGCAGTGGAGTTTGTTGATTGTCACCCATGATCCTGCAGAGCTTATCAGTATTGCTGATCGATGTTGGACTTTAAATCATGGCCAATTAGCCACCGTCGATCCGGCCTCGTTACAGATGAAGACGTCGGTCGCGTCTTTATAG
- a CDS encoding ribose-phosphate pyrophosphokinase, with translation MIRPATLTLQPPLPLVAENNRLKIFSGSANVSLAQEVARYLGVDLGPMVRKRFADGELYVQIQESIRGCDVYLIQPSCHPVNDNLMELLIIIDACRRASARQITAVLPYYGYSRADRKTAGRESITAKLVANLITQAGASRILAMDLHSAQIQGYFDIPVDHVYGSPVLLDYLARKELPDLVVVSPDVGGVARARAFAKKLDDAPLAIIDKRRQAHNVAEVMNVVGDVQGKTAVLVDDMIDTAGTISAAARLLRKEGARQVYACATHAIFSPPAIERLSVTGLFEEVIVTNTTPIPPERHFPQLRVLSVASLLGETIWRVHEDSSVSSMFR, from the coding sequence GTGATCCGTCCTGCAACTCTAACTCTGCAACCTCCTCTGCCTTTGGTTGCCGAGAATAATCGGTTGAAAATCTTCTCCGGTTCTGCCAATGTTTCGCTGGCCCAAGAAGTGGCCCGCTACCTAGGCGTTGATTTGGGCCCCATGGTTCGAAAGCGCTTTGCAGATGGCGAACTTTACGTCCAAATTCAAGAATCGATTCGCGGTTGCGATGTCTATCTGATTCAGCCCTCCTGCCATCCTGTCAATGACAATTTGATGGAGTTGCTGATTATTATCGATGCCTGTCGCCGGGCATCTGCCAGGCAAATTACGGCAGTGCTGCCTTACTACGGATATTCAAGGGCTGATCGTAAGACAGCCGGTCGAGAATCCATTACGGCCAAGCTAGTCGCCAACTTAATTACCCAAGCAGGAGCCAGTCGCATCCTGGCGATGGACCTACACTCCGCTCAAATTCAAGGCTATTTCGATATCCCGGTAGATCATGTTTATGGGTCTCCCGTGCTTTTGGATTACTTGGCTCGGAAGGAGTTACCCGACCTAGTGGTGGTTTCCCCTGATGTGGGGGGCGTGGCCAGAGCCCGTGCCTTTGCCAAGAAGCTAGACGATGCCCCATTAGCCATTATTGATAAACGCCGTCAGGCCCATAATGTCGCCGAAGTGATGAATGTGGTCGGTGATGTCCAAGGGAAAACGGCTGTTTTAGTGGATGACATGATCGACACGGCCGGCACTATCTCTGCTGCGGCCCGACTCCTTCGTAAAGAAGGGGCTCGCCAGGTATATGCTTGTGCCACCCACGCTATTTTCTCTCCCCCAGCCATTGAGCGTTTATCGGTAACAGGATTGTTTGAAGAGGTGATCGTCACCAATACGACCCCCATTCCCCCTGAACGCCATTTTCCCCAGTTGCGGGTGCTATCGGTGGCTAGTCTGCTAGGTGAGACTATCTGGCGGGTGCATGAAGACAGTTCTGTTAGCAGTATGTTTCGCTAG
- a CDS encoding DUF3531 family protein, with amino-acid sequence MNIQFREFNSFDLWLWLEFETVLSEQEKQYLEEVFDSWFFLGKLGGFNAENLQVQDAGYELSYLHYEVEAKDNNLMALMHNMGEIEYEGCWARCWFDLGTSDAIALDVLLNALVNFNKEFIEIHQLLIGGENEDWPLPEHRDRFYQEP; translated from the coding sequence ATGAACATTCAGTTTCGTGAATTTAATTCTTTTGATTTATGGCTTTGGTTAGAATTTGAAACCGTGTTGTCGGAACAAGAGAAACAATACTTGGAAGAAGTCTTTGATTCCTGGTTTTTTCTGGGGAAGCTAGGGGGATTTAATGCCGAGAATTTGCAGGTACAAGATGCTGGCTATGAACTGAGCTATCTCCATTATGAAGTAGAAGCCAAAGATAACAATCTCATGGCCCTAATGCATAATATGGGGGAGATTGAGTACGAAGGCTGTTGGGCCCGGTGCTGGTTTGATTTGGGTACTAGCGATGCGATCGCACTTGATGTTCTGCTCAATGCTCTGGTTAACTTTAATAAAGAATTTATCGAAATTCACCAGCTGTTGATCGGAGGTGAAAACGAAGATTGGCCCCTGCCAGAACATCGGGATCGGTTCTACCAAGAGCCTTAA
- a CDS encoding cell division protein FtsQ/DivIB, with protein sequence MTDSTPESPIVNIRDRQQQLIRQRKQKFRRRAWRTLVILGMTIGLGWAVCQPEWQIQQSNQVTLKGNEEIDSQTLEHLMVLEFPTSLIRFQPQTLISQLKNNAHVSHVIVTRKLFPPRVSVVVRELPPVAMTECKGCTLVLKPGQTDSITLGPANVWLLDQRGVVLPADSYPKLEKAHQLPKLTLKGYLQPEAKEDTSKNTPADSATQLVSIDYQRQRQWQQIYASMETSPVQIKHLNWENPNKLMLQTKLGQIHIGPFSDNFDRQLQALDEMRTLPKSVDPKQIVYIDVQNPESPVLELRKQSQPSP encoded by the coding sequence ATGACTGATTCAACACCAGAATCTCCAATCGTCAATATTAGAGATCGACAACAGCAACTCATTCGCCAGCGCAAACAAAAATTTCGGCGACGAGCTTGGCGGACATTGGTCATCTTAGGCATGACAATTGGATTAGGATGGGCGGTCTGTCAGCCCGAATGGCAAATTCAACAATCAAATCAAGTCACCCTTAAGGGGAATGAAGAAATCGATAGCCAAACCCTTGAACACTTGATGGTGCTGGAATTCCCCACTTCCCTGATTCGCTTTCAGCCGCAAACCTTGATCTCTCAGCTGAAAAACAATGCTCATGTCAGTCATGTGATTGTGACTCGAAAGCTTTTTCCCCCTAGAGTCAGCGTGGTCGTTCGGGAACTCCCCCCTGTGGCCATGACGGAATGTAAAGGATGTACCTTAGTCCTGAAGCCCGGTCAAACTGATTCCATCACCCTTGGCCCTGCCAATGTTTGGTTATTAGATCAGCGGGGGGTCGTTTTACCTGCCGATAGTTATCCCAAGCTGGAAAAAGCCCATCAACTTCCCAAACTCACCTTGAAAGGCTATTTACAACCTGAAGCCAAAGAGGATACCTCGAAAAATACGCCTGCCGATTCTGCGACGCAACTCGTTTCGATTGATTATCAAAGACAACGTCAATGGCAGCAGATATATGCCTCGATGGAGACTAGCCCTGTTCAGATTAAACATCTCAATTGGGAAAACCCTAATAAACTGATGTTGCAAACTAAATTGGGCCAGATTCATATTGGTCCATTTAGTGACAATTTTGATCGGCAACTTCAGGCCTTAGATGAAATGCGAACCTTACCAAAATCAGTCGATCCAAAGCAGATTGTTTATATTGATGTACAGAATCCTGAAAGTCCCGTTCTAGAATTACGGAAACAATCACAACCCAGTCCTTAA
- the grxC gene encoding glutaredoxin 3 — MPNFLNNLLGRHPERVKANTEIYTWQTCPFCIRAKLLLSWKGVQYTEYKIDGDEAARAKMAERANDRRSVPQIFINNQHIGGCDDLYQMDTRGQLDDLLSQPAAG, encoded by the coding sequence ATGCCAAATTTCTTGAACAACCTTTTGGGACGCCATCCTGAGCGAGTCAAGGCCAATACCGAAATCTATACCTGGCAAACTTGTCCATTTTGTATTCGAGCCAAACTATTGTTGTCTTGGAAAGGGGTGCAATACACCGAGTACAAGATTGATGGAGATGAAGCCGCACGAGCCAAAATGGCTGAACGGGCGAATGACCGCCGATCAGTGCCTCAAATCTTTATCAATAATCAGCATATTGGCGGCTGTGATGACCTTTATCAAATGGATACAAGGGGCCAGTTAGACGACTTATTATCTCAACCGGCTGCGGGTTAG
- a CDS encoding pentapeptide repeat-containing protein, producing the protein MLFALASAGFGLVLLLWFVPQWQVNQLPTLDRARLQQLPLTDQLQLQLEETYHRAQAEREQRNTLILIALGLWGGMAIYFSWQNYHSQRRQQDTSEFRKAVELLAAKDKIEVRLGGIYLLEQIASDSPGQQAIVLEVLTAYIREHSTKVGDTRHLGSNEVNTLRVPTDIQAALTVIARCHSQFETSHLDFQDAYLIQANLIQANFQGANFQGTYLIGTNLREADLRKANLRNADLLSANLSGADLTQANLSSANLLGTNLNSANFQNADLTGANLRGAYLGNANLLEANLNSADLIGVYLSDANLSQAKLIGANLRTAKLIGTQLTNTDLSEANFTGADLSDASLVGADFTDANLREVSFQRTQFREADLSGADLRGAIFLEVEQLVECKLCRTKLPEHLDLDANRDCASLKIADQSVASQ; encoded by the coding sequence ATGCTGTTCGCTCTAGCTTCAGCAGGCTTTGGTTTAGTTCTGCTCCTTTGGTTTGTACCCCAGTGGCAGGTCAACCAACTTCCAACCTTAGATCGGGCTCGGCTGCAACAATTACCCCTAACGGACCAGCTTCAATTGCAGCTTGAAGAAACATATCATCGAGCACAAGCTGAAAGAGAGCAGCGTAACACCCTGATCCTCATAGCTTTAGGACTATGGGGAGGGATGGCGATCTATTTTTCCTGGCAAAATTACCATAGTCAACGTCGACAGCAAGATACCAGTGAGTTCCGAAAAGCAGTGGAATTGTTGGCGGCAAAAGACAAAATAGAAGTACGATTGGGCGGGATATATCTCCTAGAGCAAATCGCCAGTGATTCTCCTGGACAACAAGCGATTGTATTGGAAGTCCTAACGGCTTATATCCGGGAACATAGCACCAAAGTAGGGGATACCCGCCATTTAGGCTCAAATGAAGTCAATACCTTGCGAGTTCCCACGGATATTCAAGCAGCCTTGACCGTGATAGCACGGTGTCATTCTCAGTTCGAAACAAGTCACCTAGATTTTCAAGATGCTTATCTGATTCAAGCCAACCTGATTCAAGCCAACTTTCAGGGCGCTAACTTCCAAGGTACGTACTTGATTGGTACCAATCTCCGGGAGGCGGACCTGCGAAAAGCCAATCTTCGCAATGCGGATCTATTGAGTGCCAATCTAAGTGGAGCAGATCTGACCCAGGCCAATCTCAGTAGCGCTAATTTGTTAGGTACCAATCTAAATAGCGCTAATTTCCAGAATGCTGATTTGACCGGGGCCAATCTGCGAGGTGCTTATCTTGGCAATGCGAATCTCTTGGAAGCGAACCTGAATAGTGCAGATTTAATTGGGGTTTATCTCAGTGATGCCAATCTCAGTCAAGCTAAATTGATTGGTGCCAATCTTCGCACTGCTAAGCTGATCGGGACTCAACTCACGAACACAGATTTGAGTGAAGCCAATTTCACAGGGGCTGATTTGAGTGATGCCAGTCTGGTAGGGGCAGATTTTACAGATGCCAATCTCAGGGAGGTCTCGTTCCAACGAACTCAATTTCGAGAGGCTGATTTGAGTGGCGCTGATCTACGGGGGGCTATTTTCCTAGAGGTCGAGCAGTTGGTGGAGTGCAAGCTTTGCCGGACTAAATTACCTGAGCATCTGGATCTAGATGCCAATCGAGATTGTGCTTCCCTCAAAATCGCAGATCAGTCCGTTGCGTCACAATAA
- a CDS encoding fatty acid desaturase translates to MTTNPVVTAPVVRPALSWVNVGFFGAFHLLAIGLAPYYFSWSAIGVALFLHWLLGGIGICLGYHRLLSHRSFRVPKVLEYAIATLGSLAIQGGPIFWVSGHRQHHAHTEHVNDDPYSAQRGFWWSHILWIFYPRPEYFDANHYQKNAPDLARQPYYRWLDRNFLMLQIPLTAVLYALGGWSFVVYGIFVRAVILWHSTWLVNSASHMWGYRTFESDDGAQNLWWVSLLTYGEGWHNNHHSYPHVAKSGYRWWEIDFTWWAICALKQMGLAKKIVTYPKSPQYSRK, encoded by the coding sequence ATGACTACCAACCCTGTCGTCACTGCCCCCGTGGTCAGACCCGCCCTAAGCTGGGTCAATGTTGGCTTTTTTGGTGCGTTTCACCTCTTAGCCATCGGCTTAGCACCCTATTATTTCTCGTGGTCAGCAATAGGTGTCGCCCTATTCCTGCATTGGCTGCTAGGGGGAATCGGGATTTGCTTGGGGTATCACCGCCTCCTCAGTCATCGAAGTTTCCGGGTGCCCAAGGTATTGGAATATGCGATCGCAACCCTTGGTTCCCTCGCCATTCAGGGCGGTCCTATCTTTTGGGTCAGCGGTCACCGCCAACACCATGCCCATACCGAGCATGTCAATGATGATCCCTACTCTGCCCAGCGAGGATTTTGGTGGAGCCATATTCTCTGGATTTTCTACCCTCGCCCAGAGTATTTTGATGCCAACCACTATCAAAAAAATGCACCAGATCTAGCCCGTCAGCCCTATTATCGCTGGTTAGATCGGAATTTCCTGATGCTCCAGATTCCTTTGACTGCTGTGCTCTATGCCCTGGGTGGGTGGTCTTTCGTGGTCTATGGTATCTTCGTCCGGGCTGTCATTCTTTGGCATTCCACATGGCTGGTGAATTCTGCCTCTCACATGTGGGGATATCGCACCTTTGAATCAGATGATGGCGCTCAAAACCTGTGGTGGGTTTCTCTGTTGACCTATGGCGAAGGCTGGCATAACAACCATCACTCCTATCCCCATGTAGCAAAATCTGGTTACCGTTGGTGGGAAATTGATTTCACCTGGTGGGCCATCTGTGCCCTCAAGCAAATGGGATTGGCCAAGAAAATTGTGACCTACCCTAAATCTCCTCAATACAGTAGGAAGTAA
- a CDS encoding Crp/Fnr family transcriptional regulator, with protein MLRTQVSVAPAPTDWRQVFEEAYQGRHTYDFKSGRSIPMGAQDLWIVCRGIVQLGTLFPSGDEAILGFVYPAMPFGLPLTQLEPYEAVALTDAVLMRLNQVELESSPLLAQGVLQQLSRRLQQTEAILAMVSQRRVYDRLRQLLLMLKQEVGQVTPNGVRLEVRLTHQQLANLLGTTRVTITRLLGNLRQEGWLSIDRTRHFVITDAPSESL; from the coding sequence ATGCTGCGAACCCAGGTATCCGTAGCGCCAGCTCCTACCGACTGGCGTCAAGTTTTTGAAGAAGCTTATCAGGGAAGACATACATATGATTTCAAAAGTGGACGGTCTATTCCCATGGGGGCTCAGGATCTGTGGATTGTCTGTCGGGGTATCGTCCAGCTGGGCACTTTGTTCCCTTCTGGTGATGAGGCCATTTTGGGATTTGTTTACCCAGCGATGCCCTTCGGCTTGCCGTTAACTCAGCTTGAGCCCTACGAAGCAGTGGCTTTGACTGATGCGGTATTGATGCGTTTAAATCAGGTGGAGTTAGAAAGTTCGCCATTATTAGCCCAGGGCGTTCTTCAACAATTGAGTCGGCGATTGCAGCAAACCGAGGCAATTTTAGCGATGGTTAGCCAACGACGAGTATACGATCGCTTACGGCAGCTATTATTGATGCTGAAACAGGAAGTCGGACAGGTTACGCCGAATGGTGTGCGTTTAGAGGTGCGCTTGACCCATCAACAGCTCGCCAACTTACTCGGCACCACACGGGTCACCATTACTCGCCTTTTAGGCAATCTACGGCAGGAGGGGTGGCTGTCCATCGACCGCACGCGGCACTTTGTCATTACTGATGCCCCTTCAGAGAGTCTGTAG
- a CDS encoding TetR/AcrR family transcriptional regulator, which translates to MPSQPSTRQRLIQSALQLFITQGISGTTTRQIAEAAEVNEVTLFRHFGSKHGLLLGVLEESTAFQSLGQALNSHNQSSESTEQAFQEYASYCLHALEQVPDLIRSLVGEANQYPADNRLALGKRMTEVTQYMAQYLESFMAQRQLTPQFSTEKLASLLECLLLGYAVIEFTSEYHQLWNHQDDFLEHAVQMILFGSIASGTVVSPSPQTTTVVADLPAETVHLILRQAKKQSTQDHALAYVLFGAGLSSSEVIDLLRSQQISNNQQHLLQIQASRQVAVNQWVMGKRLGSYTSNPLTKWLKFRKDDEPTMFVDDQQQPLTLTTLADRWKSWTEGMTTLAGHPPHLEQAQHTWCIDMLMRGVTLDILSLLTGWTLEQLHPYDQRAKEKAALEQATRLDQKPSSKD; encoded by the coding sequence ATGCCTTCTCAACCTTCAACTCGTCAACGTTTGATTCAGTCAGCTCTTCAGCTATTTATCACTCAAGGGATTAGTGGGACAACCACTCGCCAAATTGCCGAAGCAGCAGAAGTTAACGAAGTAACGCTGTTTCGTCATTTCGGCAGTAAACATGGTCTCTTATTAGGAGTCTTAGAAGAGTCAACAGCCTTTCAGAGCCTGGGGCAGGCTCTGAACAGTCACAACCAGTCTTCTGAATCTACAGAACAAGCTTTTCAGGAATATGCAAGTTACTGCTTGCATGCATTAGAGCAAGTGCCCGATTTAATTCGGTCTCTGGTGGGAGAAGCCAACCAATATCCAGCGGACAATCGGCTGGCCTTAGGGAAGCGGATGACGGAAGTCACCCAATATATGGCTCAGTATCTGGAGTCTTTTATGGCTCAACGGCAGCTCACGCCCCAATTCTCGACAGAAAAATTGGCCAGCTTATTGGAATGCTTGCTTTTGGGGTATGCCGTTATTGAGTTCACCAGTGAGTATCATCAACTTTGGAATCACCAAGACGACTTTTTAGAGCATGCGGTGCAGATGATCTTGTTTGGCAGCATTGCAAGTGGCACTGTCGTTAGCCCTTCTCCGCAAACGACTACAGTCGTAGCTGATTTACCTGCGGAAACCGTTCATCTTATTCTCCGACAAGCCAAGAAACAGAGTACCCAAGATCATGCTCTGGCCTATGTTTTATTTGGGGCAGGTTTATCATCATCCGAAGTGATCGACCTATTGAGATCGCAACAGATCAGCAATAACCAACAGCATCTGCTGCAAATCCAGGCTAGCCGCCAGGTGGCCGTCAATCAGTGGGTCATGGGGAAACGTCTTGGCTCCTATACCTCCAATCCCCTGACCAAATGGCTAAAATTTCGCAAAGATGATGAACCTACAATGTTTGTGGATGATCAGCAACAACCTCTGACGCTGACAACGCTGGCCGATCGGTGGAAAAGCTGGACGGAAGGGATGACTACCTTAGCAGGTCACCCTCCCCATCTGGAACAGGCCCAACACACCTGGTGCATCGATATGCTGATGCGGGGAGTGACCCTCGATATTTTGAGCTTATTGACGGGGTGGACGTTAGAACAGCTCCACCCCTATGACCAACGAGCCAAAGAAAAAGCGGCTTTAGAACAAGCAACGCGTCTGGATCAGAAACCATCCAGCAAAGATTGA